GGAGATTGGAAACTTATCTTACAAAAAGTGACAAGTAGCCAACCTACAGCCGAACTATATAATCTCAAACAAGATCCAAAAGAACAACACAATATTGCCCAGGAAAACCCAACGAAAGTAAAAGAATTACGTCAGCTGATTGAAAAAGCGCATGTCGAAAGTGATATTTTCCCATTAACAAGTGTAAATATGCACATAAAATAAGGTTTGGGGAGTAGCAAACTGAGCGTTATTTTCCCCAAAAAACATTAAAATTCCGGAAAGTATAGCAACAGGAAAAAGATACCAAGAAATAGAAATGATTGACTTCCTATACAGGCACAAAAAAAGATCCTAGCCCACTGTAGAACTAGGATCGTATAGATAAAGAAGTACCGCCAACAGATACCATTTATCAATGAATCGTTAGCTTATTATCCCAACTGAGGGTCAGTTTTCGAATGATTACCCGTTTCCACACGCCCCGCAAACTGGCGTTCAAATTTGGTTCCCCCCACGTGCAAAGTAACATCATACCAACCATGGGTTTTATGAGATTCCACAATCCACTTCGTAGATTTCCCTGCCGCAAGTACAATAGATTTCTTCCAGGTGCTGTAAGCATTATCTTCTACATGTACATGAAATGATTTTTCCCCTTTGTTATGGATCTCCAGTACAAGATTACCCGTCAAAAGACCTTTCTTCCCGATTTGATAGGTCGCTCCAACAGATAAGGGTTCCTCCTGTCCTTTAAATCCGCGCATAAAACCATTAGGTCCGTACACAGTCAAATCGTAAAGGTGATCTTTAAAGTCCGCCAAGTTCCAGTCAAAGCTTAGTTCCTGACCAGCAACAACTGCAAATGGCCAAAATTTCACTCCGTCTTTATAACTCGGGCCACTATAGACATTAAATGGGCTATTTAGCGATTTACTACCAAATACCTTATTGCCAACTTCTAGTGTCAGATGAATCTGATTGTGTTCCTTAGCAAAAGAGTCTTTGACATAAAGCTCGTAAGCCAACGCGCTGGAGTTTTTCTGACCTTTCTCCTGTCTTGCCAGTAAAGTGGAATGACCTTTAGACCGCAATCCTGCGGCATCCTCTTTCGACCAAACATGAAAATTATTAGGTAGCGGTTTCGATTTCGCTTCATCAATCGCATAAATCTGCTGATTCCGATCAAGGAAAGGCAAATCAACAGCATTCGCTCCCTCAGCTTTCCGAAATATCGATGTCAAATCACCTGTAATGGCCCGGCGCCAAGAGCTGATATTCTCCTCTTTTACCTGCTTGCGCAACTTTTTCTCAAAGAAATGCTCCATAAACTGAATCGTCGATGTGATATCGCAAATCTCCGAATTGACCCAACCGCCTTTTGACCAAGGTGACGCCACAATCAAAGGTACGCGGTAACCGAGCCCCACTGGGCCTTCCGTTGCATTATCTTTTTCTTCACCGTCGGCAAGCTCCTGTGCTAAACTCACATATTCACCGCTATAATCCAATTCCGGAGAGGTCTTTCCTGAATGGCTATCTGCTGGATTAGGTGCTACAAAAGGAGGAATATGGTCAAAATAACCATCATTCTCATCATAGTTCAGAATAAAAATGGTTTTCTTCCAGACTTCTGGATTCTCTGTCAGAATATTCAAAAGCTCTGATACATACCAAGCTCCATACATAGGGGCGCTCGGGTGATCTGAGAAGCTTTGTGGTGCTACAAGCCAAGACACTGCCGGTAACTTTCCAGATTTCACATCATGTCTAAATTGGTGTAAAACATCTCCCTTAGGAACAGTAATCTTTTCACCTTCATGTGTCACCACGCTTGTCTCGCGATAGAAAGAATCACCCTCGTTCGTCTGAAAAGCGCGTTCATGCAAGGCACGCTGTTCTTTAGGAAGCTGCTGAAAAGCATGATCCGTAAGACGTGCCAAATGTTTTTGATAGCTATTCAGCTGCTCCTGCTTCTGCTTGAGTTTATTCTGTGTTTTTTGTACACTCTCGGTATTATTATTCGCTAGTGCTTTTTCAAGTTCTTGAATCTCCGCTGGTAATTCAGCAACACGTTTACGCATAAAATCAAGATGGCTTTTCTTGAATTCAATATGATATTGTGCAAACCATTCCAAATTGTTGTCTGTAAAATTTCCCAACAGATCCTCACCGTTTAAGCCACTTTCTATGCTGACTTCATTTTGGTAGACTTTCCAGGAGATCCCTGCTTCTTCCAAGCGTTCCGGAAAAGTCTTCCAATGTGCCCAACGGTTAAAATAGATATCTGAATTCCGCACCAATGGCTTCGCCCCTTTATGCGGCACACAGGTTCCCGTCCAAAAGAAATGCCTATTGGTTGTTGTACCTGTAATAGACGAACAGAAGTGCTGGTCACAGATTGTAAAGGCATCAGCCAATGCATAATAAAAAGGGATATCCTCCCGTGTATAATAACCCATTGTCAACGGAATCTCTCTCAAGACCTTTCCTCCTGGTCTTTTCGCTTCAATCCAGTTGTCGTGTTTTCCCTGATTACGGGCTGCCATTTGGTTTTCCCAGGAATGTGGTAAATTTCCGGTCCAGGCAGCGTTTGAGTTTTTGATATCCAGTCGGAACGGCGAATAAGTCTTACCTGCAGCCGACGACTGCAACCATACGGGATTACCGCTAGGCAATTTAATCGCCCGTGGATCATTAAATCCCCTAACCCCGCGAAGGGTTCCAAAACTATGATCAAAAGAACGATTCTCTTGCATTAATAAGACAATATGTTCGGCATCTAAAAAGGTACTTCCTGTTATAGGTTCAATCGCCAATGCACGCTGTATGGCATCTGGCATAGCACTCTGTAAGCCAAAAACACCAGCTAACAATGAAGCTTTCTTGATAAAATCTCTTCTGCTATCCATAAATAAATTTGTTATCTCTCTACTAAATTCAATGGTCTGAGTCGAATATATCCATTCGCTGTCGTTTTTAATGTAACGTTTTTAATAAAAATCCCCGCAAACGATTGAACTCATGTACGGGGATTGTTTTTTTTCGAAGGACTTATTTCAAAAGCCACATCAATTGGTTGATCTCATCATTGCCTTTATATTGGCGTTGCATTGCCTCGTCCAAATTTGCAGAATTATAATTGTTCTCTAATGATGGGTAACGCCACCGCATCGGTATTTTATCCGGAGCATTCTTCATCACATATAATTGATCATACAAGTTTAGTGAGAATTTTTTAAAATATGCCCATGAAATACGTAGGATGTGTGGCATGTAAGCTCAAGCAATATAAGTGGTAACAATTTAATTATAATGAATTTATATTAAATTAACACTAGTATCATGGGGTTTTCGATCAACAAAATAATAGCCAGAAGACCGCGCAATCTTATACAACAAAGAATAGCCTGACTTAAATACATAAAAAAGTTCCATTGCAGGTAGACAATGGAACTTTTTATGTATTCCTATAGTTCTTTAGTCGACTACACAAGTTATTTTAACAACGGAAATGGTCCCAAAAAATAAGTTCCTCGCTTATAGAAACGGAGAAAGAAATCAAGCACCGCATCGTTCACTGGAAAGAAGAACTGCTTATCCACCTCCGCCTTAAATAGATTAACATAGTACTTCGGCAACTCACTTGGGAAGAAATCTTCAACCAAAAGATTCAAAAAATACCGTGCATAAGGTACCTCACTTTGATCATCTTTCTGTACAAAGTTGTTATTCTTTAATGGAAAAAATTCCGCTATACCGCCAAAAACTTCTAAACCCGTTTTTGGATTAAAGAATACCGTAACTTGGGCATCTTCCGTAAGATCCAAATTTGATTCTGGAAGTGGAGATTCTTCTTTGCTCGGGTATTTTTGTTGATACTTCTTAAAGAAATCTGTTGCAAACTCCTTCACTTCTTTTCCTTCCATAAACGCAACAGCCGCCTTATGTTCTGACTGGAACAATTTGCCCATATCTTTCAGCTGCTTTTCCGTTTTCTTCAAACTCTTATCCTTACCATTCAAGGCCTCAATGCGATAAGTCATCTCATACTGCTCCGGTAAATCAAAATTTACCTCATCGGTATTCACAACGGTCATGATTCCAGAGAGATTCCAAGCATCTTTCCATGGCACAATTTCCATATAGAAAGATAAGGTTTCCGTAGGTTCAACAAATTGCTGTATAGAGTCCTTAAAGATTTTAAATGCTGTCTTTGTACCGATATGTTTTACATGCACATAAAGCTCGTCCGCTTTTACATATTCAAAAAAACTATTAATACGATTACCTAAAGTTTTGACAATACCATATAGCGCATGTTCTTTGCCAACCACCTCAGCTACAAATTCAGATGCCTTCAATGCAAACAGATGCAGTCTGTAATTATTGAAATGGTTATCTCGAACGCGATAGATCATCTGTTGTAACTGATTCTGATCGTGTTGATATCGCCCTATCTCCGCAACTTGCATCAAATGATTGAGATTGGTGTTATATTCACCCGCTGTCAGGTAATTTGTGGCAACAAGCTTTTCAATAAAATTACGGACTTCAAAATAGTTCGCCCCTTCGTCCAAAACATATTCTAGTTTTAACTTTTCATTTTCAGGAGCAACTTCATAATGTTCTTCCAAGATTGAATAGGCCAAATCTGTAACCAATTGGATCAAACGACCACGGGGATCAATAAATAAATGTGGATTACGTTCACTGAAAAATAACCAGGTCAATACAGCTATATCTTCACTATTAATATCCTCAGCATAATAATCCGTTAGGTCATTATCATTATAAAAAGGCAAAAGTTGATTGTATAGTTCTGTATGGATCGTTCTAAAAGCAGCAAAAATTCCTGTTTTCGCAATAACGTCTTCTAAGTAACACGTTAGATAGATACTCAATGTCTTTAAAGCATCGGTATGGATGAGATCATTTGTCTCTTGCTCCTCAAACCATAGTGTAGATAAACTATCATTGATTTCATTTGCAACGCGTAAGTAATAACTATCTATTTCGTTTGTTTTTTGATAAGTATGGTGTGCTATCCAGTCTTGAATAAAAATTCTGTTTCCTCTCATATGAAAAATGCTAAAACCAAAAGTAGCCAAATTTTCGAAATATCCATACGGGCAAAACACAAGATAGCAGAAATAGGACTCACTATTCGCCACTTTTCTTAACAACAAAATATATTAAGACGAATTAGACTAATTATTTTAGGAATAATAACTTCAAAACTACTAACCAGCAACGTTCACACTATCAAGTGTTAAGTGATCTTGAAGCGACGAGTTAATTATATTACAAGTTTTAAGTAAATCTCTAACAGGATATTTTGCAACGACCTCTTCCAATGCAACTAGATGGCGTTGGTGATGAGTATCTGTTCCGACAAAATCATACATACCCGATTTGATCATGGTTAATGCAGCAGATTTAACTTCAACACCGTAATAACGACTTATCGATAACAAATTTAATTGTAGCATACATCCTGCATCCTTAATCTGCTTATACATATTAAAATTATAATGATAATAGTTATAACGCTCCGGGTGAGCTAAAATTGGTTTATATCCCAAATTCTGAATATCAAGGATAGTTTTAAATAACGCTCTAGACTCTTGAAGATATGACATTTCAATAAGCACATAACCGCCCGGCATTACACACAACTCATTTGAACCGATTAATTTCTCAATCCCATCATCTACCATATGTTCAGCAGCATGAAATATCTCTGGAGAATTTGGTATCTTTTTCAATTCTTTGACCAACAAATCCTTTGATTTTTCAATTGTACTCAAAGTGTTAGGATGAACACCTTCTATTATATGCGGCGTACAGATAAATTTATCAAATCCCATTCTGTTTAAGCCTTTAATTAACTCTATCGACTGATCAACAGATTGACTTCCATCATCAATTCCTGGTAAAATATGGTTATGCATATCGACCTCTAGAAAGGCTAATTTTCCTACAACCTTTATCTTTGAATCCTTTTTCTTGCCCGTAAACAATTTTGACAATATCCCCATATACTAATCAAATAATTTTAAAGTAATTTAATAGAAACTACAAATATAACGGAAAACATAAACAAAACGCTACAGTTAAACATAATTTATTTAAAAAACCAATTCCTTTCTATAGAAAAAACTAAATTAATAGTTGTAACTAATTTTTGTAAAAGCTCAAAATATTACATTATAACCTTTTATTTACAGTTTATGCAGAAATGCTTTGAAACTGCTTTTCAAAAAAACTCCAAATTAATACAGCAAAAAGAGTACCAACAAAAAAGCACCAATACTAAATATTGATGCCTTTTAATAATTGATATAATATCTGATAACTAGCTACTTTTTAGCAGATTTAAATAAATTTCGAAGAAAGTCGAATCTTCTACTACTCTTATCTTCTCTCTCACCATAACCATAACCGTAGCCATAGCCATAGCCATAACCTCTGGCAAAATCGACATCATTAATTACAAAAGCCATATTTTTCAATTTACTTTGTTGATAAAGCTCTTTAGGCACTTGTAACAATCTTTTATCGAGATAATTTGCTCGTGACACATAAATAGTTAAGTCGGCATTATGGGCAATTAATACAGTATCAGTCACTAAGCTCACGGGAGCCGTATCAACCAAAACATAGTCATAATTTCTACGTCCGTACTCAATAACGTCGTCAAAATGACCGTTCATTAAAAGTTCCGCGGGATTTGGAGCGACATAACCCGAATAAATAATATCAAAATTGTAATTCCCAGGTTTCTTTATTACGATATTATCAAGTTCCATGTCGGGATTAATCATATACTGCGTGATACCTATATTGGTGTGTTGAAGGTGTGCAAGTCCCAAATAATCCAAAACTTTAGGACTTCGGATATCTGCACCTATCAGAAGTACCTTTTTCCCAGACATGGCAAGAATTTTCGCTAGATTAGTTGACACAAACGACTTCCCTTCTCCAGACGTTGTTGAAGTAATAAAAATAACTTTCGAATCATTTTTATTAGGTCCCAACATGAAGGACATATTTGTACGGAGTATTCGAAAAGCCTCAGCTAATGAAGAACGATCATTCTCCTGGATGATAGGATGGTCACTTCTAGGAATCTCTCCCAATATAGGAGCTTTTATAAGATCTTCAATATCCTTCCTAGACTGAATTTTGTTATCCAATAAAAACTTTAAATATAATATACCAAATGGCAAGATCACCCCAACAATTAAAGCTCCTAACAACACAATACTTTTCTTAGGAGATACTGGAATATTGGAGCCAAAGGCTTCATCAATAATCTTTAAATTGTCCGGTGTTGCTGCGGCCTTGATCTCATTCTCTTCTCTTTTTTGTAATAAAAAAAGATAAAGAGATTCGACAATCTGCTGCTCTCTTGAAATATCTTTAAATCCACGTTCTTGTTTAGGAAGATTACTCAATTTACCTTGTAACTCCGATTTCTTAGCTTGGGCAGAATTTAGGGCTAATTGTGTAACGTTTCGGTAATTATTTAATGACTTTATCACATTGTTATTCAAGACTCTAATATTATCATTGATATTTTTAATGACAGGATTATCAATAGTAGAAGACTTCAATAAACCATCTCTTTCTAATACCATCTTATTATACTCAGCAATTGTCTTTTCAATTGAAAGATCCTGAAGGCCGATATTTGTAGGCAAAAGTTCGGTATTGTTGGATTGCACATATTGCTTCATATAATCAACCAACTGAAGCTGAGTTCTTTGTTCTACAACTTTCTTATCTGATTCTGAAGCATTTTCAAGAAAAAGCTTCGCTTCAGATTCAACATCAATTAGACGATTCCCTTCTTTAAAACTTTCAGCTTTACTATCGACATGAGACAAATCCCCAGAAATTTTATCGAGTCGCTCGTTGATAAATTTAGACGTAGCCTTAGTAAGTTTATCTTTATCTTGAGTAAGATCTATATTATATTGATTAATTAATTCATTAATAATTTTAGAAGCCTGTAAGACTGAGGCAGAAGTAGTTGAAAAATTAATAATATAGGATTGCTTTTCTTGATTAGGAGTCACATTTATATCCTTCACTAAATTCTCTAATGCATTCAACCTAGGAAGAACTGTAATGTTTATACTTTTATTAATAAAAGACTGAATAATTGGAGTTTGAGGCAAAAGAATAATCTCACCTAAACTTGACTTAACTTTTGTTCCAAGAAGAATCTCTTTTGTATTCTTTCCAAATTCATCTTCGAGAATTACTTTTGTGGGAGAGAGTATATCAACACGAAATCGTCCTTTTATTGTATCTTGGTAAGATATATTTGAATTTACCAAAAAGAGGCGAATTGGGGATTCTTGTTGTGCTAACATTTCTTTCTTAAATCTACCTTCAGAATAAGAAATGTTCAAATTCAGCGTATCGACAACTTTTCCCGCCAATCTTCTAGATTTAAGAACATCAATCTGATCCATTACTTTAGCCGTATTACCAGCACTACCAGTGATAGATGCGAGATCCGCTAGGCCAGCCAACTCACCTTTACCTTCATTTTCATTTGGCAGCAGTATTTTAGCATCTACTTTATATTGCTTAGTTGCAAATTTAAGATAAAGAAATGCACTAAATAATACGATTGAAATAGACAAAACAAACCATTTCCAATAGTAAAAATATTGCTCAAAAAGGGCTTTTATATTTATTTGCTGGTCTTCTTGTGAATCAGAACTCAATTGCGATAAATTATCAGGCATAATAAAATTTGTAAATTTTTAACGTACAATAACAGAAATAACAGTGATAATCAAACCAACTACTGAGATCAACACATTCGTATTCTGACCATAATTAGCATTTCGAATTTGAGATTTATTTGGTTCAACATACACAACATCATTTTGTGCTAAATAATAAAAAGGGGAATTTAAAGCACCTTGTTTAGAAAGATCCACTCGATTAACCGTTTTTTGTCCATTTACCTCTCGTATGACCAAGACGTTATTTCTTACCCCTTTCATCGTCATATCTCCAGCCATACCTAAGGCCTCAAGCAATGTTATACGCTCATTTTGTAATGGAAATGAGCCCGGACGAGCCACCTCCCCAATCACCGTCACTTTGAAATTATTGAATGACATATTAACCCCTGGATCAACAATATATTTCTTTAATTCTCCCCGCAATTTATCCATCGCTTCCATTCTTGTCAAACCCTCCAAACGAATCTTACCTATTACAGGGAAATCAATCATACCCATTTGGTCGACGGTGTAAGTTGGCTTCATTGCCAAATCGGTACTAGTAGCACCATTCATTTGATAGGGGCTAACTTGATTAAATGGCATAGCAGCTTTCAAATCAGCAGCAGAAACAGTTATTGATAAAATATCATTAGGTTGTATACGTGGAATGTATTTTTCGTAATCATTAACAATATTTGTCGAGTCGGATTGGAGGTATATTATACTTTTTCGAGAGCCACATGATGTTAGCCCTAAAACTATGCTTGTTAGCAATAATAATTGAAAATAATGTTTAAACTTAAAATAAGTATGCATGAATGAAGTATTATTTGTATAATTCGTGGTAAAAATATCATTTTTTTATTGAATAATCATCTCAAGATTACAATTAGGTTGCTACTTGAACCCCATCATTATCAAAATCCAATACACTAAAATCTGAATTTTGGGATTTAAATTCTGGAACAATCTCTTTTAAAACTTTTACCAAGGACATTGCGTCCATTTTTTGCAATGAGGTCATAGTAACAAGTTCTTTCAATTTTTCACATTTAAATGCTAGATTTTCATGATTAATTTTTGCAATCATAATTTTAGGATGGTGAGTTTCCAGGGTATTTTCACCATTTGCTAACAGTTCTTCAAAGATTTTTTCACCAGGTCTAAGTCCCACTATTTTGATATCAATATCCTCAGGATACCGATATCCTTTTAAACGAATCATCCGTTTAGCCAAATCCATAATTTTGACAGAGCTACCCATATCAAAAACAAATATCTCCCCGCCTTGGCCCATAACGGCAGCCTCCTGAACTAATTGACAAGCCTCCGGAATAGTCATAAAATAACGTGTAATATCAGGATGCGTAAGTGTAAGTGGACCTCCTTCAGACATTTGCTTCTCAAACAAAGGAATAACTGAACCATTTGAGCCTAATACATTTCCAAAACGTGTAATAACAAACGATGTATTACCCTTACCATAACAACTGCTGACATAAATCTCAGCAGCTCTCTTCGTTGCTCCCATCACATTTGTAGGATTTATCGCCTTATCAGTAGAAATCATAACAAATTTTTTGGAATTATACTTTAAGGAAAGGTCTGCAAGATTCTTAGAGCCAACAACATTTGTCCAAATAGCTTCGTAAGGGTTATCTTCCATTAGTGGAACATGTTTGTAAGCAGCAGCGTGAAAAACGATATCAAAATTATACTGATTAAATAAATGATCTAAGAATACAAGATCCCTAACATCGCCAACAACACACTTTATTTTATCAGAATTATTCAGGTTTAATGATTGCTGCAAATCATAAAGTGGAGATTCGGCCTGGTCTAATAAAACCAGTTTTTTAAATCTTTGTTTTGCAATTTGACGAGAAAGTTCCCCCCCGATAGATCCTGCAGCGCCCGTTATCAGAATTACTTTATTCTCAGTCTCAGCTGTTATTTCAGGATTGTTCAATTTTATATTTTTCCTCCCTAATAAATCTTCTACTTTAAGAGGCCTAATTTCTCTCTTGATACCCGAATTTAACA
The DNA window shown above is from Sphingobacterium thalpophilum and carries:
- a CDS encoding phosphocholine-specific phospholipase C, with the translated sequence MDSRRDFIKKASLLAGVFGLQSAMPDAIQRALAIEPITGSTFLDAEHIVLLMQENRSFDHSFGTLRGVRGFNDPRAIKLPSGNPVWLQSSAAGKTYSPFRLDIKNSNAAWTGNLPHSWENQMAARNQGKHDNWIEAKRPGGKVLREIPLTMGYYTREDIPFYYALADAFTICDQHFCSSITGTTTNRHFFWTGTCVPHKGAKPLVRNSDIYFNRWAHWKTFPERLEEAGISWKVYQNEVSIESGLNGEDLLGNFTDNNLEWFAQYHIEFKKSHLDFMRKRVAELPAEIQELEKALANNNTESVQKTQNKLKQKQEQLNSYQKHLARLTDHAFQQLPKEQRALHERAFQTNEGDSFYRETSVVTHEGEKITVPKGDVLHQFRHDVKSGKLPAVSWLVAPQSFSDHPSAPMYGAWYVSELLNILTENPEVWKKTIFILNYDENDGYFDHIPPFVAPNPADSHSGKTSPELDYSGEYVSLAQELADGEEKDNATEGPVGLGYRVPLIVASPWSKGGWVNSEICDITSTIQFMEHFFEKKLRKQVKEENISSWRRAITGDLTSIFRKAEGANAVDLPFLDRNQQIYAIDEAKSKPLPNNFHVWSKEDAAGLRSKGHSTLLARQEKGQKNSSALAYELYVKDSFAKEHNQIHLTLEVGNKVFGSKSLNSPFNVYSGPSYKDGVKFWPFAVVAGQELSFDWNLADFKDHLYDLTVYGPNGFMRGFKGQEEPLSVGATYQIGKKGLLTGNLVLEIHNKGEKSFHVHVEDNAYSTWKKSIVLAAGKSTKWIVESHKTHGWYDVTLHVGGTKFERQFAGRVETGNHSKTDPQLG
- a CDS encoding nucleoside-diphosphate sugar epimerase/dehydratase: MNLSYLRRRLRKENPRWVVLLFDLGIVLFCYVFSNFIVNSFKGSLDIFDMMWKAPIVLIIYLSCFVIMQTYKGIVRQTGLSDAVKIFKTSWLAFMILALLSVIVRVFFGEDQNIFGFLRLSYGVLLMHTFFTMVSLVASRVFYRTIYESLFLRNRKMKQVLIFGASRPGLVAFSLLKEDQRTKYQVIAFVEDKASRVGKRIAGLPIIDISSLTKDFIRGNDISDVIIAVENDDPERLAKITDAFQQLKVELKIMPPAHLLLNSGIKREIRPLKVEDLLGRKNIKLNNPEITAETENKVILITGAAGSIGGELSRQIAKQRFKKLVLLDQAESPLYDLQQSLNLNNSDKIKCVVGDVRDLVFLDHLFNQYNFDIVFHAAAYKHVPLMEDNPYEAIWTNVVGSKNLADLSLKYNSKKFVMISTDKAINPTNVMGATKRAAEIYVSSCYGKGNTSFVITRFGNVLGSNGSVIPLFEKQMSEGGPLTLTHPDITRYFMTIPEACQLVQEAAVMGQGGEIFVFDMGSSVKIMDLAKRMIRLKGYRYPEDIDIKIVGLRPGEKIFEELLANGENTLETHHPKIMIAKINHENLAFKCEKLKELVTMTSLQKMDAMSLVKVLKEIVPEFKSQNSDFSVLDFDNDGVQVAT
- a CDS encoding tyrosine-protein phosphatase, coding for MGILSKLFTGKKKDSKIKVVGKLAFLEVDMHNHILPGIDDGSQSVDQSIELIKGLNRMGFDKFICTPHIIEGVHPNTLSTIEKSKDLLVKELKKIPNSPEIFHAAEHMVDDGIEKLIGSNELCVMPGGYVLIEMSYLQESRALFKTILDIQNLGYKPILAHPERYNYYHYNFNMYKQIKDAGCMLQLNLLSISRYYGVEVKSAALTMIKSGMYDFVGTDTHHQRHLVALEEVVAKYPVRDLLKTCNIINSSLQDHLTLDSVNVAG
- a CDS encoding DUF3843 family protein, with the translated sequence MRGNRIFIQDWIAHHTYQKTNEIDSYYLRVANEINDSLSTLWFEEQETNDLIHTDALKTLSIYLTCYLEDVIAKTGIFAAFRTIHTELYNQLLPFYNDNDLTDYYAEDINSEDIAVLTWLFFSERNPHLFIDPRGRLIQLVTDLAYSILEEHYEVAPENEKLKLEYVLDEGANYFEVRNFIEKLVATNYLTAGEYNTNLNHLMQVAEIGRYQHDQNQLQQMIYRVRDNHFNNYRLHLFALKASEFVAEVVGKEHALYGIVKTLGNRINSFFEYVKADELYVHVKHIGTKTAFKIFKDSIQQFVEPTETLSFYMEIVPWKDAWNLSGIMTVVNTDEVNFDLPEQYEMTYRIEALNGKDKSLKKTEKQLKDMGKLFQSEHKAAVAFMEGKEVKEFATDFFKKYQQKYPSKEESPLPESNLDLTEDAQVTVFFNPKTGLEVFGGIAEFFPLKNNNFVQKDDQSEVPYARYFLNLLVEDFFPSELPKYYVNLFKAEVDKQFFFPVNDAVLDFFLRFYKRGTYFLGPFPLLK
- a CDS encoding polysaccharide biosynthesis/export family protein, whose product is MHTYFKFKHYFQLLLLTSIVLGLTSCGSRKSIIYLQSDSTNIVNDYEKYIPRIQPNDILSITVSAADLKAAMPFNQVSPYQMNGATSTDLAMKPTYTVDQMGMIDFPVIGKIRLEGLTRMEAMDKLRGELKKYIVDPGVNMSFNNFKVTVIGEVARPGSFPLQNERITLLEALGMAGDMTMKGVRNNVLVIREVNGQKTVNRVDLSKQGALNSPFYYLAQNDVVYVEPNKSQIRNANYGQNTNVLISVVGLIITVISVIVR
- a CDS encoding polysaccharide biosynthesis tyrosine autokinase, coding for MPDNLSQLSSDSQEDQQINIKALFEQYFYYWKWFVLSISIVLFSAFLYLKFATKQYKVDAKILLPNENEGKGELAGLADLASITGSAGNTAKVMDQIDVLKSRRLAGKVVDTLNLNISYSEGRFKKEMLAQQESPIRLFLVNSNISYQDTIKGRFRVDILSPTKVILEDEFGKNTKEILLGTKVKSSLGEIILLPQTPIIQSFINKSINITVLPRLNALENLVKDINVTPNQEKQSYIINFSTTSASVLQASKIINELINQYNIDLTQDKDKLTKATSKFINERLDKISGDLSHVDSKAESFKEGNRLIDVESEAKLFLENASESDKKVVEQRTQLQLVDYMKQYVQSNNTELLPTNIGLQDLSIEKTIAEYNKMVLERDGLLKSSTIDNPVIKNINDNIRVLNNNVIKSLNNYRNVTQLALNSAQAKKSELQGKLSNLPKQERGFKDISREQQIVESLYLFLLQKREENEIKAAATPDNLKIIDEAFGSNIPVSPKKSIVLLGALIVGVILPFGILYLKFLLDNKIQSRKDIEDLIKAPILGEIPRSDHPIIQENDRSSLAEAFRILRTNMSFMLGPNKNDSKVIFITSTTSGEGKSFVSTNLAKILAMSGKKVLLIGADIRSPKVLDYLGLAHLQHTNIGITQYMINPDMELDNIVIKKPGNYNFDIIYSGYVAPNPAELLMNGHFDDVIEYGRRNYDYVLVDTAPVSLVTDTVLIAHNADLTIYVSRANYLDKRLLQVPKELYQQSKLKNMAFVINDVDFARGYGYGYGYGYGYGEREDKSSRRFDFLRNLFKSAKK